Proteins from a genomic interval of Pseudomonas anuradhapurensis:
- a CDS encoding YjfI family protein → MTEGNTWNTKRLFDALNALATNERDSVLGSASLALIEGAEQAIKVDLHEFGGLPVFIVVAGEQIIVDTLLIEAEDITDVGAFNDAVLRSREMFPLSSIGIETMPNGETAYNMFGALTADSSLANVVTEILTLAENVQRAVIAFESFFSQ, encoded by the coding sequence ATGACGGAAGGAAACACCTGGAACACCAAGCGCCTTTTCGATGCACTCAACGCCTTGGCGACTAATGAGCGCGACTCCGTGCTGGGTAGCGCCTCGTTGGCACTCATCGAGGGCGCTGAGCAAGCTATCAAGGTCGACCTGCATGAATTCGGAGGTTTACCTGTATTCATCGTGGTTGCTGGTGAACAGATCATCGTCGACACGTTGCTGATCGAAGCCGAAGATATCACTGATGTGGGCGCCTTCAATGACGCGGTACTGCGCAGTCGGGAGATGTTCCCGCTGTCCAGCATCGGTATCGAAACCATGCCAAACGGTGAGACGGCCTACAACATGTTCGGCGCCTTGACCGCTGATTCCTCGCTGGCGAACGTCGTCACCGAAATATTGACCCTGGCTGAGAACGTCCAGAGAGCAGTCATCGCTTTCGAATCCTTCTTCAGCCAATAA
- a CDS encoding sigma-54 interaction domain-containing protein produces the protein MPETHPLILALVSYLEHDALPTIVLDTDYNILAANAAYRRQFGHHDQAPLGEKCHKVSHHYAVPCDQAGEHCPMRKAWHSKQPERVLHIHHTPRGPEHVDVELRPILDEQGRVVAFVERLTSITLASAQPQEQGLVGRAPAFKAALASLQRAAPAQIPVLLQGESGTGKELFARAVHMGSPRANGPLVVVDCTGLTESLFESELFGYEKGAFTGANQRKIGLAEAAHGGTLFLDEIGEVPLAMQVKLLRLIESGSFRPVGSLRTVHSDFRLVSATHKPLRQMVADGSFREDLYYRISGFPIRLPALRERVEDLPLLAQSLLQRMAGKPTPTLSDDALQQLRLHPFPGNIRELRNILERARLFADDGLIQPEHLPEDIGPTAAVLGSGRRNHLGELAQALEHFKGSRSELARHLGLSERTLYRRLKELGLN, from the coding sequence ATGCCTGAAACCCACCCGCTCATCCTCGCCCTGGTTTCCTATCTCGAGCACGATGCCCTGCCAACCATCGTGCTGGACACCGACTACAACATCCTAGCCGCCAATGCCGCCTATCGCCGCCAGTTCGGCCACCACGACCAGGCGCCGCTGGGTGAAAAGTGCCATAAGGTCTCGCATCACTATGCCGTGCCTTGTGACCAGGCCGGCGAGCATTGCCCGATGCGCAAGGCATGGCACAGCAAGCAGCCAGAGCGGGTCTTGCACATTCATCACACGCCACGCGGGCCCGAGCATGTGGATGTCGAGTTACGTCCGATCCTGGATGAACAGGGCAGGGTAGTGGCCTTCGTCGAACGCCTGACCAGCATTACCCTGGCCTCGGCACAGCCACAGGAACAAGGGCTGGTGGGGCGCGCCCCTGCATTCAAGGCTGCCCTGGCCAGCCTGCAACGGGCAGCGCCGGCGCAGATTCCGGTGTTGCTGCAAGGTGAGTCGGGTACCGGCAAGGAACTGTTTGCCCGCGCGGTGCACATGGGCAGCCCCAGGGCGAATGGGCCATTGGTGGTGGTCGACTGTACCGGCCTGACTGAATCACTGTTCGAGAGCGAGTTGTTCGGCTACGAGAAGGGGGCGTTCACCGGCGCCAACCAGCGCAAGATCGGCCTTGCGGAAGCTGCCCATGGCGGAACCCTGTTCCTAGATGAAATTGGTGAAGTGCCGCTGGCGATGCAGGTGAAGCTGCTGCGCCTGATCGAGTCTGGCAGTTTCCGCCCGGTGGGTAGCCTGCGCACGGTGCATTCGGATTTCCGCCTGGTGTCGGCCACCCACAAACCGCTCAGGCAAATGGTTGCAGACGGCAGCTTCCGCGAAGACCTGTACTACCGCATCAGCGGCTTCCCGATCCGCCTGCCGGCCTTGCGCGAGCGAGTGGAGGACCTGCCTCTGCTCGCGCAGAGCCTGCTTCAGCGCATGGCTGGCAAACCGACACCCACGCTGAGCGACGATGCCTTGCAGCAGCTTCGGCTGCATCCGTTCCCGGGTAATATCCGCGAGCTGCGCAACATCCTTGAACGGGCGCGGTTGTTTGCCGATGACGGGCTGATCCAGCCGGAACATCTACCCGAGGACATAGGGCCAACTGCAGCAGTCTTGGGCAGCGGCCGGCGCAATCACCTGGGTGAGCTGGCGCAGGCGCTGGAACACTTCAAGGGGTCGCGCAGTGAACTGGCCCGTCACCTCGGCTTGAGCGAACGCACGCTGTACCGCCGCTTGAAGGAGCTCGGCCTGAATTGA
- a CDS encoding MBL fold metallo-hydrolase, with amino-acid sequence MIIGNNLHVDAFYDQATSTISYLVMDRETRQCALIDSVLDYDPKSGRTCTASADRLVQRVAELEASVQWILETHVHADHLSAAAYLKAKLGGHTGIGAHITQVQKVFGALFNAEPGFARDGSQFDALFEDEEGFRIGNLHARALHTPGHTPACMSFMIEDAGEIAVFVGDTLFMPDYGTARCDFPGADARTLYRSIRRLLAFPDQTLLFMCHDYLPGGRDMQYVTTVAEQRASNIHIHQGVDEDSFVAMREARDKTLDMPVLILPSVQVNMRSGQLPAPEENGVSYLKIPLNTL; translated from the coding sequence ATGATCATCGGCAACAACCTGCACGTGGACGCCTTCTATGACCAGGCGACCTCGACCATCAGCTACCTGGTCATGGACCGTGAAACGCGCCAGTGCGCATTGATCGACAGTGTGCTGGACTACGACCCGAAGTCCGGACGCACCTGCACCGCTTCGGCAGACCGCCTGGTCCAGCGCGTGGCCGAGCTTGAAGCCAGCGTGCAATGGATACTGGAAACCCATGTACACGCCGACCACCTTTCGGCAGCGGCTTACCTGAAGGCGAAACTGGGTGGCCACACCGGCATCGGCGCACACATCACCCAGGTGCAGAAAGTGTTTGGTGCGTTGTTCAACGCCGAGCCTGGCTTCGCTCGCGATGGCAGCCAGTTCGATGCGTTGTTCGAGGACGAAGAAGGCTTTCGCATCGGCAACCTGCATGCCCGTGCCTTGCACACCCCAGGGCACACTCCCGCGTGCATGAGCTTCATGATCGAGGACGCAGGCGAGATCGCCGTGTTTGTCGGCGATACGCTGTTCATGCCCGACTACGGCACCGCTCGTTGTGACTTCCCTGGGGCCGATGCGCGCACCCTGTACCGCTCGATCCGCCGCCTGCTGGCCTTCCCTGACCAGACGCTGCTGTTCATGTGCCATGACTACCTGCCCGGTGGCCGCGACATGCAATACGTCACCACGGTGGCCGAGCAACGCGCCAGCAATATCCACATCCACCAAGGGGTCGACGAGGACAGCTTTGTCGCCATGCGCGAAGCCCGTGACAAGACCCTCGATATGCCGGTGCTGATCCTGCCGTCGGTGCAGGTGAACATGCGCAGCGGCCAGTTGCCCGCGCCAGAAGAGAACGGTGTCAGCTACCTGAAGATTCCGCTGAACACGCTGTAA
- a CDS encoding NAD(P)/FAD-dependent oxidoreductase, translating into MPALLSPANSNHHTVVIVGAGAAGIATASSLISRDPSLDVALIDPAEVHYYQPGWTMVGGGVFTAPSTARTMASTIPRGVRWIKARVQGFDPHGQQVILDDGRAIGYQQLVVCPGLKLDWAAIEGLSETLGRNGVTSNYRYDLAPYTWELVQKLKQGRALFCQPPMPIKCAGAPQKALYLSCDHWLRHGRLGAVKASFFNAGAVLFGVPDYVPALMKYIEKYAVDLNFAHRLVAVDGANKRATFVRTMADGSSETRTEAFDMLHVVPPQVAPDFIRESPLADAAGWVDVDPYTLRHRQFANVHALGDVANTSNAKTAAATRKQAPVVANNVLVALGRLPTLARYDGYGSCPLTVERGKIVLAEFCYGGKLAPSFPSWLLDGRKPTRLAWLLKAQVLPPLYWQGMLKGREWLARPQPLVAEGGQ; encoded by the coding sequence ATGCCTGCCTTGTTGTCCCCTGCCAATAGCAACCACCACACCGTGGTCATCGTCGGTGCCGGTGCCGCCGGTATTGCCACTGCCTCCAGCCTGATCAGCCGTGACCCGTCGCTGGACGTGGCGTTGATCGACCCTGCCGAGGTGCATTACTACCAGCCCGGCTGGACCATGGTCGGTGGCGGTGTGTTCACCGCACCGAGCACGGCCCGCACCATGGCCTCGACCATTCCGCGCGGTGTGCGCTGGATAAAGGCGCGGGTGCAAGGCTTCGACCCGCACGGCCAACAGGTCATCCTCGACGATGGGCGCGCCATCGGTTACCAACAGCTGGTGGTTTGCCCTGGGCTCAAGCTGGACTGGGCTGCCATTGAGGGGCTCAGCGAAACCCTGGGGCGCAATGGCGTCACTTCGAACTATCGCTATGACCTGGCGCCCTATACCTGGGAGCTGGTGCAGAAGCTCAAGCAAGGCCGCGCCCTGTTCTGTCAGCCGCCCATGCCGATCAAATGCGCGGGCGCTCCGCAGAAGGCGCTTTACCTGTCTTGCGACCACTGGCTGCGCCATGGCCGGCTGGGTGCAGTGAAAGCCAGTTTCTTCAATGCCGGTGCGGTGTTGTTCGGCGTGCCGGACTACGTACCCGCGCTGATGAAGTACATCGAAAAGTACGCGGTGGACCTCAACTTTGCTCACCGCCTGGTCGCCGTGGATGGCGCCAACAAGCGCGCCACCTTTGTGCGGACCATGGCTGATGGCAGCAGTGAAACCCGCACCGAGGCTTTCGACATGCTGCATGTGGTGCCGCCACAAGTGGCGCCGGATTTCATCCGCGAAAGCCCCTTGGCCGACGCTGCCGGTTGGGTTGATGTCGACCCGTACACCCTGCGCCATCGCCAGTTCGCCAATGTCCATGCCCTGGGTGACGTGGCCAACACCAGCAATGCCAAGACCGCTGCGGCTACTCGCAAGCAGGCCCCGGTAGTGGCCAACAACGTGCTGGTGGCACTGGGCAGGCTGCCAACCCTGGCCCGCTACGACGGGTATGGCTCCTGCCCGCTTACCGTTGAGCGCGGCAAGATTGTCCTCGCGGAGTTCTGCTATGGCGGCAAGCTGGCGCCGAGTTTCCCCAGCTGGTTGCTGGATGGCCGCAAGCCGACGCGCCTGGCCTGGTTGCTCAAGGCGCAAGTGCTGCCACCTTTGTACTGGCAAGGCATGCTCAAGGGACGCGAGTGGTTGGCGCGGCCGCAGCCGCTGGTAGCCGAGGGTGGCCAGTGA
- a CDS encoding sulfite exporter TauE/SafE family protein — protein MIEHQLLGAGLGAIIGAVLALTGAGGGILAVPLLVFGLGLSMVEAAPVGLLAVGLAAAVGAVLGLRQGLVRYRAALFIALVGVATAPFGLMLAHRVPNSPLQLLFAGVLVYACLRIWRKAAKELRGEANDAHRYIEPCVLNPLQGRLRWTLPCARALAFTGALSGLLSGLLGVGGGFVIIPALNRYTNLRMASIVSTSLAVIALVSTGSVVSASLAGVMHWQVGAPFAIGAVLGLLLARPLAARLAGPRLQQMFAVAGWVAAALLAGKALLG, from the coding sequence GTGATCGAACATCAACTGTTGGGTGCTGGCCTGGGGGCAATCATTGGCGCCGTACTGGCGTTGACCGGTGCCGGGGGTGGCATCCTGGCAGTGCCATTGCTGGTGTTCGGCCTCGGGCTGTCCATGGTCGAGGCGGCACCGGTTGGCCTGCTGGCCGTCGGCCTGGCGGCGGCAGTGGGGGCTGTGCTGGGCTTGCGCCAGGGCCTGGTGCGCTACCGGGCGGCATTGTTCATCGCCTTGGTGGGTGTGGCCACGGCGCCGTTCGGGCTGATGCTGGCGCACCGCGTGCCCAATTCACCCTTGCAGTTGCTATTCGCCGGGGTACTGGTATACGCGTGCCTGCGTATCTGGCGCAAGGCGGCCAAGGAATTGCGTGGCGAAGCCAATGACGCCCATCGCTACATCGAACCCTGTGTGCTCAACCCGCTGCAGGGGCGTTTGCGCTGGACGCTGCCCTGCGCGCGCGCCCTGGCGTTCACCGGGGCATTGTCCGGCCTGCTGTCCGGGCTGCTCGGTGTGGGCGGTGGCTTTGTCATCATCCCGGCGCTGAACCGCTATACCAACCTGCGCATGGCCAGCATCGTCTCCACCTCATTGGCGGTGATTGCCCTGGTGTCTACCGGCAGTGTGGTCAGTGCCAGCCTGGCCGGGGTCATGCACTGGCAGGTCGGTGCGCCGTTTGCCATTGGCGCGGTGCTCGGCTTGCTGCTGGCGCGGCCTTTGGCGGCCAGGCTGGCCGGGCCGCGTTTGCAGCAGATGTTCGCTGTGGCGGGGTGGGTGGCAGCGGCGCTGCTTGCCGGCAAGGCGCTACTGGGCTAG
- a CDS encoding LysR family transcriptional regulator: MFDWNDLRFFLELQRSGRLLTAAKRLNTTHSTVARHIENIEQSLGTALFVQHAQGYELTPSGQALLKHAEAMENVALLAQEEITQAITPLGKIRLGVTEGIGIMFFTPRMNALFERYPGLEVELVAVPRFVSILNREAEISIHLERPNADLLITRKLTDYRLALYASQAYLDRAPALRNREDLARHSWIGYVDDLLFSQELLFLNSFCRTPNVVFRSTSVIAQQAAARAGLGIAVLPNYMARHDPTLVRVLPGETIQRSYWICTRRELHKSVRLRVVWDYLLALCAAEQSELLAQ; this comes from the coding sequence ATGTTCGACTGGAACGATCTGCGGTTTTTCCTCGAGTTGCAGCGCAGCGGCCGCCTGCTAACCGCCGCCAAGCGCCTCAACACCACCCACAGCACCGTCGCCCGGCATATCGAAAACATCGAGCAGAGCCTGGGCACCGCGCTCTTCGTGCAGCATGCCCAAGGTTACGAACTTACCCCTTCGGGCCAGGCCCTGCTCAAACACGCCGAGGCCATGGAAAATGTCGCCCTGCTGGCGCAGGAAGAAATCACCCAGGCCATCACCCCGCTGGGCAAGATTCGCCTTGGGGTAACCGAAGGCATCGGCATCATGTTCTTCACCCCGCGCATGAATGCCTTGTTCGAACGCTACCCCGGCCTAGAAGTGGAATTGGTGGCAGTGCCGCGCTTCGTCAGCATTCTCAACCGCGAAGCAGAGATCAGCATCCACCTGGAGCGCCCCAACGCCGATCTGCTGATTACCCGCAAGCTCACCGACTATCGCCTGGCCCTGTACGCCAGCCAGGCTTACCTGGACCGTGCGCCTGCGTTGCGCAACCGCGAGGACCTGGCCCGGCACAGCTGGATCGGCTACGTCGACGACTTGCTGTTCAGCCAGGAGCTGTTGTTTCTCAACAGCTTCTGCCGCACACCCAACGTGGTATTCCGCAGCACTAGCGTGATCGCTCAGCAGGCCGCCGCCCGCGCCGGGCTGGGCATCGCCGTACTGCCCAACTACATGGCCCGCCACGACCCGACACTGGTGCGCGTACTGCCTGGCGAGACCATCCAGCGCAGCTACTGGATCTGCACCCGTCGCGAGCTGCACAAGTCGGTGCGCCTGCGGGTCGTATGGGACTACCTGCTGGCGCTGTGTGCGGCTGAACAGAGCGAACTGCTAGCCCAGTAG
- a CDS encoding GMC family oxidoreductase, translating into MPSADSVFDYVVVGAGPAGCLLANRLSADPSCRVLLLEAGGRDNYPWIHIPVGYLYCIGNPRTDWCFRTEAQPGLGGRALGYPRGKVLGGCSSINGMIYMRGQAADYDRWAEQGNDGWAWKDVLPLFKASESHFAGASEYHGGDGEWRVERQRYSWPILDAFRDAAEQSGIGKVDDFNTGDNQGCGYFQVNQRSGVRWNASKAFLRPIRKRPNLTVLTGVQVDQVLLNNTRARAVKALWQGAWHEFVARREIVLCAGAVGSPGILQRSGIGPRPLLERLGIGVRHDMPGVGGNLQDHLQLRLIYQVRNTRTLNQMANSLLGKMGMGLRYLYDRSGPLAMAPSQLGAFVRSGPEQTTANLQYHVQPLSLERFGEPLHGFPAFTASVCNLRPASRGRIDIRSADMSSTPLIDPNYLSAAEDLRVAADAIRLTRRIVQAPALAAFEPREYLPGPALQSEQELFEAAGKIGTTIFHPVGTCRMGNGAMNVVDNQLRVHGIPGLRVADASIMPYITSGNTCSPTLMIAEKAAQLILKGAATQTCLNEDAIPTP; encoded by the coding sequence ATGCCATCAGCCGATTCTGTCTTCGACTACGTGGTTGTGGGTGCCGGCCCTGCCGGATGCCTGCTGGCCAATCGTTTATCCGCCGACCCGTCCTGCCGCGTCCTGCTGCTGGAAGCCGGTGGCCGCGACAACTATCCGTGGATTCACATCCCTGTCGGTTACCTCTACTGCATTGGCAACCCGCGCACCGACTGGTGCTTCAGGACCGAGGCACAGCCCGGCCTGGGCGGCCGCGCGTTGGGTTACCCGCGAGGCAAGGTGCTGGGCGGCTGTTCCTCGATCAACGGCATGATCTACATGCGCGGCCAGGCGGCGGACTATGACCGTTGGGCCGAGCAAGGCAATGACGGCTGGGCCTGGAAGGATGTTCTGCCGCTGTTCAAGGCCAGCGAGAGCCACTTTGCCGGTGCCAGCGAATACCATGGCGGTGACGGCGAATGGCGGGTTGAACGCCAGCGCTACAGTTGGCCGATCCTCGACGCCTTTCGCGATGCTGCCGAGCAGAGTGGCATCGGCAAGGTCGACGACTTCAATACCGGCGATAACCAAGGCTGTGGATATTTTCAGGTCAACCAGCGCAGCGGTGTGCGTTGGAACGCCTCCAAGGCTTTCCTGCGGCCAATCAGGAAGCGCCCCAACCTCACGGTGCTGACCGGTGTCCAGGTTGACCAGGTGCTTCTCAACAACACCCGTGCGCGTGCTGTGAAAGCGCTGTGGCAAGGCGCCTGGCACGAATTTGTAGCTCGTCGCGAGATCGTGCTGTGCGCGGGGGCGGTGGGTTCGCCGGGCATCCTGCAGCGTTCCGGCATCGGCCCGCGCCCGCTGCTGGAACGTCTGGGCATTGGCGTGCGTCACGACATGCCAGGTGTGGGGGGCAACCTGCAGGACCACCTGCAACTGCGGCTGATCTATCAGGTCCGCAATACCCGCACCCTGAACCAGATGGCTAACAGCCTGTTGGGCAAGATGGGCATGGGCCTGCGCTATCTCTACGACCGCAGCGGCCCGCTGGCGATGGCCCCGAGCCAGCTGGGCGCGTTCGTACGCTCTGGCCCGGAGCAGACTACCGCCAACCTGCAGTATCACGTGCAGCCGCTGTCACTCGAGCGCTTCGGCGAGCCACTGCACGGGTTTCCGGCCTTTACCGCATCGGTGTGCAACCTGCGCCCGGCCAGCCGCGGGCGTATCGATATCCGCAGTGCCGACATGAGCAGCACGCCGCTGATCGACCCCAACTACCTCAGCGCCGCCGAGGACCTGCGCGTTGCCGCCGATGCCATTCGCCTTACCCGGCGTATCGTCCAGGCCCCTGCCCTCGCCGCCTTCGAGCCCAGGGAATATCTGCCCGGCCCAGCCTTGCAAAGTGAGCAAGAGCTGTTCGAAGCCGCGGGCAAGATCGGCACGACCATCTTCCACCCGGTCGGCACCTGCCGCATGGGCAACGGCGCGATGAACGTTGTGGATAACCAGCTGCGGGTACATGGCATCCCCGGCCTGCGTGTCGCCGATGCATCGATCATGCCGTATATCACTTCCGGTAATACCTGTTCACCCACCCTGATGATCGCTGAAAAGGCGGCGCAACTGATCCTCAAAGGAGCGGCTACCCAGACCTGTCTGAACGAAGACGCGATACCGACGCCCTGA
- a CDS encoding MFS transporter, which translates to MSDFIQEQSAAASSPSRREERKIIFASSLGTVFEWYDFFLYGALAAVISKQFFAGVNDTTAFIFALMAFAAGFLVRPFGALVFGRLGDMIGRKYTFLVTIVLMGLSTFAVGLLPTYASIGIAAPIILVVLRMLQGLALGGEYGGAATYVAEHAPPGKRGFHTGFIQSTATLGLLLSLVVVLGSRYISGDQFETWGWRLPFLLSIVLLAISTWIRMSMHESPAFVKMKAQGKVSKSPIRESFTSWPNLKVVLTALFSINAGQAVTFYTAQFYVLFFMTQMLKMDPAQANTLLIISVVIGAPFFVFFGWLSDRVGRKPILMLGLLLATVLYFPLFKALSHYANPQIDTASRQAPIVVTADPQGCTFQFDPVGKARFDSPCDKVKTFLVKQGLPYSSVDVAGSEVVVNIGDKTINGFDEAAMRAAVEQAGYPAKADPSQVNQVMVVVLIVAMILIATMTYGPLAAVMVELFPTRIRYTSMSLPYHIGNGWFGGFLPTVSFALVVYTGDIFYGLWYPVLVTGISLVVGIFCLKETKDVDIDKV; encoded by the coding sequence ATGTCGGATTTCATCCAAGAGCAGAGTGCGGCGGCCAGCAGCCCAAGCCGTCGTGAAGAGCGCAAGATCATTTTTGCGTCATCCCTCGGGACGGTGTTCGAGTGGTATGACTTTTTTCTCTATGGCGCGCTGGCAGCGGTCATCAGCAAGCAGTTCTTTGCTGGGGTGAACGACACCACCGCGTTCATCTTTGCCCTGATGGCCTTTGCTGCGGGATTCCTGGTGCGGCCGTTCGGTGCATTGGTGTTCGGCCGTCTGGGTGACATGATCGGGCGCAAGTACACCTTCCTGGTCACCATCGTGCTGATGGGCCTGTCCACCTTCGCCGTCGGGCTATTGCCCACCTACGCCAGCATCGGCATTGCCGCACCGATCATCCTCGTGGTTCTGCGCATGCTGCAGGGGCTGGCGTTGGGCGGTGAGTACGGTGGAGCGGCCACTTACGTGGCCGAACATGCACCGCCTGGCAAGCGCGGCTTCCATACCGGTTTCATCCAGTCCACCGCCACGCTCGGCCTGTTGCTGTCGCTGGTGGTCGTGCTGGGCAGCCGCTATATCAGTGGCGACCAGTTCGAGACCTGGGGCTGGCGCCTGCCGTTCCTGTTGTCGATCGTGCTGCTGGCCATTTCCACCTGGATCCGCATGAGCATGCATGAGTCGCCGGCCTTTGTGAAAATGAAGGCCCAGGGCAAGGTCAGCAAATCGCCGATTCGTGAGTCGTTCACCTCCTGGCCGAACCTCAAGGTGGTGCTTACCGCCTTGTTCAGCATCAACGCCGGGCAGGCTGTGACCTTCTACACGGCGCAGTTCTATGTGCTGTTCTTCATGACCCAGATGCTGAAGATGGACCCGGCCCAGGCCAATACCCTGTTGATCATCAGCGTGGTGATCGGGGCACCGTTCTTCGTGTTCTTCGGCTGGTTGTCCGACCGTGTTGGCCGCAAGCCGATCCTGATGCTTGGGCTGCTGCTGGCGACCGTACTTTACTTCCCGCTGTTCAAGGCGTTGAGCCATTACGCCAACCCTCAGATCGACACCGCCAGCCGCCAGGCACCGATTGTGGTCACTGCCGATCCGCAAGGCTGCACCTTCCAGTTCGACCCGGTGGGCAAGGCGCGTTTCGACAGCCCGTGTGACAAGGTCAAGACCTTCCTGGTCAAGCAGGGCCTGCCATACAGCTCGGTCGATGTAGCCGGCAGCGAGGTGGTGGTGAACATCGGTGACAAGACCATCAACGGCTTTGACGAAGCGGCCATGCGCGCTGCTGTGGAGCAGGCCGGGTACCCGGCCAAGGCTGACCCGTCACAGGTCAACCAGGTGATGGTGGTGGTGCTGATCGTGGCAATGATCCTGATCGCGACCATGACCTATGGCCCGCTGGCGGCGGTGATGGTCGAACTGTTCCCGACCCGTATCCGCTACACCTCGATGTCGCTGCCCTACCACATCGGTAATGGCTGGTTCGGGGGCTTCCTGCCGACGGTGTCGTTCGCGCTGGTGGTGTATACCGGGGACATCTTCTATGGGCTGTGGTACCCGGTGCTGGTGACGGGGATCAGCCTGGTGGTGGGAATCTTCTGCCTGAAAGAAACCAAGGATGTGGATATCGACAAGGTCTGA
- a CDS encoding lysophospholipid acyltransferase family protein — protein sequence MVQATMSILQAIRIFLFYLLLGTSSLLWCSLSFFVAPFLSFPKRYRFINVYWCRCALFLVRTILGIDYKITGAENVPNEPCVILSNHQSTWETFFLSQYFSPLSQVLKRELLYVPFFGWAMAMLRPIAINRDNPKEALRQVASKGDELLKQKIWVLIFPEGTRVPFGTIGKFSRGGTALAVNAGLPVLPIAHNAGKFWPKTGWGKRAGTIEVVIGEPMYANGTGPRAIAELNDRAAAWNEATQRAMGSLPPAEETPQEQMA from the coding sequence ATGGTACAAGCCACTATGTCGATCCTGCAGGCGATCAGAATCTTTCTTTTTTACCTGCTGCTGGGCACCAGTTCGCTGCTGTGGTGCTCGCTGAGCTTCTTCGTCGCGCCGTTCCTGTCCTTCCCCAAGCGCTACAGGTTCATCAATGTGTACTGGTGCCGCTGTGCCTTGTTCCTGGTGCGTACCATCCTGGGCATCGATTACAAGATCACCGGTGCCGAAAACGTGCCGAATGAGCCCTGCGTGATCCTGTCCAACCACCAGAGCACCTGGGAAACGTTCTTCCTTTCCCAGTATTTCTCGCCGTTGAGCCAGGTGCTCAAGCGCGAGCTGTTGTACGTGCCGTTCTTCGGTTGGGCCATGGCCATGCTGCGGCCGATCGCGATCAACCGCGACAACCCCAAGGAAGCCCTGCGCCAGGTAGCGAGCAAAGGTGATGAACTGCTCAAGCAGAAAATCTGGGTGCTGATCTTCCCGGAAGGCACCCGCGTACCGTTCGGCACCATCGGCAAGTTCTCCCGTGGCGGTACTGCCTTGGCGGTAAATGCCGGGCTGCCGGTGCTGCCGATCGCGCACAACGCTGGCAAATTCTGGCCAAAGACCGGTTGGGGCAAACGCGCAGGCACGATCGAGGTGGTCATTGGCGAACCGATGTACGCCAACGGCACTGGGCCACGTGCAATCGCCGAACTCAACGACCGCGCCGCAGCATGGAATGAAGCGACCCAGCGGGCCATGGGTTCGCTGCCTCCAGCAGAGGAAACCCCTCAGGAACAAATGGCCTGA
- the gmhB gene encoding D-glycero-beta-D-manno-heptose 1,7-bisphosphate 7-phosphatase, whose protein sequence is MKLLILDRDGVINYDSDAYIKTLEEWVPIPGSVAAIAQLSKAGWTVAVATNQSGIARGYYPLATLEAMHARLRTLVAEQGGEVGHIVYCPHGPDEGCDCRKPKPGMLRAIAEHYQVSLEGVWFVGDSKGDLEAALAVGAQPVLVKTGKGERTLEKGVPETTLIFDDLAAIARELI, encoded by the coding sequence TTGAAACTGCTGATTCTCGACCGTGACGGGGTGATCAACTACGACTCCGACGCCTACATCAAGACGCTGGAAGAATGGGTCCCGATCCCTGGCTCGGTCGCAGCGATCGCGCAGTTGAGCAAGGCGGGCTGGACGGTGGCGGTCGCCACCAACCAGTCCGGCATTGCGCGTGGCTACTACCCCCTGGCCACTCTCGAAGCCATGCATGCGCGCCTGCGCACGCTGGTGGCGGAGCAGGGCGGCGAGGTGGGCCATATCGTGTATTGCCCGCACGGGCCGGACGAGGGCTGCGATTGCCGCAAGCCCAAGCCTGGCATGCTGCGGGCTATCGCCGAGCATTACCAGGTAAGCCTTGAAGGCGTCTGGTTCGTCGGCGACAGCAAGGGTGACCTGGAAGCCGCCTTGGCCGTCGGTGCACAACCGGTGCTGGTGAAAACCGGCAAGGGCGAACGGACCCTGGAAAAAGGCGTCCCGGAAACTACACTGATTTTCGACGATCTGGCAGCTATCGCCAGGGAACTAATTTAA